A window from Mya arenaria isolate MELC-2E11 chromosome 9, ASM2691426v1 encodes these proteins:
- the LOC128203258 gene encoding ceramide-1-phosphate transfer protein-like — protein MYSLDCSCHQPMNRDSHTCNCTSDASDCERLHSFHVHDNDHQHTNNNGTQHDRNHGDDHEIEHGIQGIDNGRVIECKTCHTGEHQTPSNDNACKASDGHSDSFSKDIYGCDLSRTSQPHNAHVNTNENPTQHEQNNKDLSHEHSRPFGDEKHDFDLVLVLDSLIRCPLEGGDVDLSEYLVAYRELCRFFKLTGRLFGFVAKDLEGKLAIIEQKMDDKLLSTHYTTVKTMVCYEQEHSITFKKGYKPSGSRTLLRLHWALEFILEFMKKLSTSSDHDKTSLIASEVYHKTLSHHHPWITRKMAALAMYLLPTRKDLIGAMCKQDYDQVIELLDEVVQAGKLVYDSIQDIFAYNNILNIP, from the exons ATGTATTCTCTCGACTGCAGCTGCCATCAGCCTATGAACCGCGACAGTCACACGTGCAACTGTACCAGTGATGCGTCAGACTGCGAACGACTTCACAGCTTTCACGTGCATGACAACGACCACCAACATACCAACAATAATGGGACACAACACGATCGTAACCATGGCGACGACCACGAGATCGAACATGGCATACAGGGTATTGACAATGGTCGCGTGATTGAGTGTAAAACTTGTCACACCGGTGAACATCAAACCCCTAGTAACGACAATGCTTGTAAAGCTAGTGATGGTCACAGCGATTCATTTTCAAAAGACATATACGGCTGTGATCTGAGCAGAACAAGTCAACCACACAATGCTCATGTGAACACAAACGAGAATCCGACACAACAcgaacaaaacaacaaagaccTTTCTCATGAACACAGCCGACCTTTTGGGGATGAGAAGCACGATTTTGACCTTGTGTTGGTGCTTGATTCCCTGATAAGATGTCCGCTAGAGGGCGGCGATGTTGATCTTAGCGAATATCTTGTCGCCTACAGAGAACTTTGCAG ATTCTTCAAACTGACTGGTCGTTTGTTTGGGTTTGTCGCTAAagaccttgaaggcaaactaGCTATCATCGAACAGAAAATGGACGACAAGCTGCTCTCCACACATTACACCACAGTGAAAACCATGGTCTGCTACGAACAGGAGCACTCAATCACTTTCAAAAAAGGATATAAACCGTCCGGGTCAAGGACGTTGCTTCGACTACATTGGGCGCTTGAATTCATACTTGAGTTCATGAAGAAGTTGAGTACAAGTTCTGATCACGACAAAACGTCACTTATTGCGTCGGAAGTCTACCACAAAACGCTTTCTCACCATCATCCATGGATAACACGGAAAATGGCTGCACTTGCAATGTACTTGTTGCCTACGCGGAAGGATCTGATTGGGGCCATGTGTAAACAGGACTATGATCAAGTGATTGAACTTTTGGACGAAGTAGTCCAGGCAGGAAAACTGGTTTACGATTCCATTCAAGACATCTTTGcttacaataatatattaaatattccaTGA
- the LOC128246316 gene encoding heavy metal-binding protein HIP-like: MEIDEGVLKDLFERLEAKDSIIADLIERVKGLAETNAERLDEKDSIIEELVERVGRLEETNAKRLDGKHSILEERIEGLEETRAKQTVINEDSAQGRQELTDSVLQKDYQNFADTQPKPDKHGGQNQTPKETDKSYGKHMEDTSGIGSKDTHVPIDDSVIYRHRRHANTRAVAFFATLTNDVQHLGVNQNIVFNNAITNVGGAYNAHQGAFIAPVKGIYVFSATLLASNHDDDHLKWVRNGQTLCFIYVHSAGYDSSGSSVVVELDVGDDISIQNRDTNNSLAGSHYTFFSGFLLKETEADELVG, from the coding sequence ATGGAGATTGACGAAGGTGTGCTAAAGGATCTTTTTGAGCGGTTAGAGGCTAAGGATTCCATCATAGCAGATCTTATCGAACGAGTTAAAGGCCTGGCAGAAACTAATGCGGAACGACTTGATGAAAAAGATTCCATCATAGAAGAGCTTGTTGAACGAGTTGGACGCCTGGAAGAAACCAATGCGAAACGTCTAGATGGTAAGCATTCCATATTAGAAGAACGTATCGAAGGTCTGGAAGAAACCAGAGCGAAACAAACCGTGATAAATGAGGACTCAGCACAAGGGCGCCAAGAGTTGACCGATTCTGTGCTGCAGAAGGACTACCAGAACTTTGCAGATACACAGCCCAAACCTGACAAACATGGAGGACAGAATCAAACGCCAAAAGAAACGGACAAAAGCTATGGCAAACATATGGAAGATACTAGTGGAATTGGTTCAAAAGACACACATGTGCCTATCGATGACTCTGTCATCTACAGACACAGACGACATGCAAATACAAGAGCAGTAGCCTTTTTCGCTACGCTTACAAATGACGTCCAACATCTTGGTGTTAATCAGAATATCGTCTTCAATAATGCCATAACCAACGTCGGAGGCGCTTATAACGCTCACCAAGGCGCCTTTATAGCACCAGTTAAAGGTATATACGTGTTTTCCGCCACCCTGCTTGCATCCaatcatgatgatgatcattTAAAGTGGGTGAGAAATGGTCAAACACTCTGTTTTATATACGTTCACAGTGCAGGATATGATTCATCCGGAAGCTCCGTCGTTGTTGAACTGGACGTAGGTGATGACATCTCGATTCAAAATAGAGATACTAACAACTCACTTGCGGGATCCCACTATACATTTTTCTCCGGCTTTCTCCTGAAAGAAACTGAGGCAGACGAACTGGTTGGATGA
- the LOC128202849 gene encoding endothelin-converting enzyme 1-like, whose protein sequence is MTEMRGDKSTHMANGTGFVSSTHRRTCLEKVLALVLATFAIAVIVLAALLVQSYSSTQKDICLTKECTDVAARVINAIDYSVNPCDNFYDFACGTWMKKHVVPEDRSNLYTYGVVRENVKITLKYLLEGDKEAHVEAVKKARDYYQACMNETHIELMNASELADILTNELGGWPTLGSNAGGNWNESLFNFEDDLIRLRTLGGSPIIKIYVGTDEKDSGKKILMVQEPYLNLGSRDYFFKDEHEDVRQAFMTYMTNMAVHFGADEKTAREDSLEVFALDSDLANITLSKEESRKRDDRYNKMTIAELERQFPTLDVFDWSRLIQRLVQTATDNITITEEEYIVMETPKYYKEVFKILKKHRNRTIKNYIMWSYASRLVSRLPKRFLDESQTLRKVQYGNEMKQSRWKQCSQSTMYDFGMAVGRLFVLETFDVEAKHMALEMISDIREAFNERLDELDWMDPETKKVAIEKAKHIKEMIGFPDFILNDTALNKYYEEVTVDDKHYFTNTVEIMKVVAMKSLKSLRSPNEKDPKGWDIPPAVVNAFYSPLSNVITFPAGMLQPPYYSKYQPRSMNYGSIGWLIGHEITHAFDDAGRMYDKDGNLQNWWKPEAIMRFNNKTSCIVDQYNSYVAPHANMNLNGEYTKGENIADNGGLQQSWKAYRTWKGRSKVNEQSLPGLDYSHEQLFFINFAQGWCGVTTTKRERDQILTDSHSPGRFRIIGSLQNSKEFSEVFNCPRGSYMNPEKKCHVW, encoded by the exons ATGACGGAGATGCGTGGTGACAAGTCAACGCATATGGCGAACGGAACAGG ATTTGTGTCCTCGACACACAGGCGAACATGCCTTGAGAAGGTGTTAGCGCTGGTCCTCGCTACCTTCGCCATTGCTGTGATAGTGTTAGCTGCGCTTCTGGTACAAAGTTATAGCTCTACTCAAAAGG ATATCTGCCTTACAAAAGAATGTACAGATGTAG CCGCCCGGGTAATTAACGCGATAGATTACAGCGTGAACCCATGTGATAACTTCTACGATTTTGCATGTGGCACTTGGATGAAAAAGCACGTGGTACCAGAGGATAGGTCCAACCTCTATACATATGGGGTGGTACGAGAGAATGTGAAGATAACGCTGAAGT acTTGCTTGAGGGCGACAAGGAGGCGCATGTTGAGGCAGTGAAGAAGGCCAGGGACTATTACCAGGCATGCATGAACGAGA CCCATATCGAGTTAATGAATGCTTCTGAGCTAGCCGACATTCTAACAAATGAGCTTGGTGGATGGCCGACGCTTGGTTCAAATGCAGGAGGAAATTGGAACGAATCCTTGTTCAATTTTGAGGACGATTTAATTCGTTTAAGGACCCTAGGTGGGTCACcgattataaaaatatatgtgggGACGGACGAAAAAGACAGTGGAAAGAAAATACTTATG GTACAAGAGCCGTATTTGAATTTAGGCAGCAGGGactattttttcaaagatgAGCATGAAGACGTTAGACAAGCGTTTATGACGTACATGACAAACATGGCGGTTCATTTTGGAGCAGACGAAAAGACGGCGCGAGAAGATTCGCTAGAAGTGTTTGCCCTGGATTCTGATCTAGCTAAT ATAACGTTATCAAAAGAGGAAAGCAGAAAGCGGGATGATAGATACAACAAAATGACAATTGCAGAACTCGAACGGCAGTTTCCAACACTAGACGTG TTTGACTGGTCAAGATTGATACAGCGGTTGGTCCAAACTGCAACAGACAATATCACCATTACAGAGGAGGAATACATTGTGATGGAGACGCCGAAATATTACAAGGAAGTGTTCAAAATACTCAAGAAACATAGAAATAG GACAATAAAGAACTACATAATGTGGTCCTATGCATCTAGGCTTGTTAGCAGGCTGCCGAAACGATTTTTAGATGAATCCCAGACATTGAGGAAG GTGCAGTATGGAAACGAGATGAAACAGTCACGATGGAAGCAGTGCTCCCAGTCCACCATGTACGACTTTGGGATGGCTGTTGGGAGATTATTTGTACTGGAAACATTCGATGTCGAAGCAAAACATATG GCACTTGAAATGATCAGTGATATTCGAGAAGCTTTCAATGAACGGCTGGATGAACTTGATTGGATGGACCCGGAAACCAAGAAAGTCGCTATAGAGAAA gCAAAACACATAAAAGAAATGATCGGCTTTCCGGACTTTATCTTGAACGATACAGCTCTTAACAAGTATTATGAAGAG GTAACTGTTGACGATAAACATTACTTCACTAACACAGTCGAGATAATGAAAGTAGTTGCGATGAAATCTCTCAAGTCCCTGAGATCCCCAAATGAGAAGGACCCGAAAGG TTGGGATATTCCCCCGGCAGTCGTCAACGCTTTTTATTCACCGCTCTCGAATGTTATAA CGTTTCCAGCCGGTATGCTGCAGCCGCCGTACTACAGTAAATATCAACCAAG GTCGATGAACTACGGGAGTATCGGCTGGCTGATCGGACATGAAATCACGCATGCCTTTGACGACGCTG GTCGAATGTACGACAAAGATGGTAATCTCCAGAACTGGTGGAAACCAGAAGCCATCATGAGGTTCAACAACAAGACTTCCTGTATTGTAGACCAGTACAACAGCTATGTGGCTCCACATGCAAATATGAAC CTAAATGGTGAATACACTAAAGGAGAAAACATAGCTGATAATGGCGGTCTCCAACAAAGTTGGAAG GCATACCGAACTTGGAAAGGACGGAGTAAAGTTAATGAGCAGAGTCTTCCTGGGCTTGACTACTCACACGAACAATTGTTCTTCATTAATTTTGCACAG GGTTGGTGTGGAGTGACCACAACGAAGCGAGAGAGAGACCAGATCCTTACTGATTCCCACAGCCCAGGAAGGTTCAG GATTATAGGTTCCTTGCAAAACTCTAAGGAGTTTTCCGAAGTGTTCAATTGTCCAAGAGGCAGTTATATGAATCCAGAGAAGAAATGTCATGTGTGGTAG